ATGAGCCAATCGCATTGCCGATGGCAGACAAATTGTCATTGTCGCACTCTATTTGGCAGACGATTATGGCTAATGAAGTCGCAAAATAAACAGACTAAACACGAGGATAATGGATGAAGATACGACCAACTAAAGTAGCAGATATTGATACATTAAAGGGATTGTTTGAACAAGGCCGACTTTACCAAGTTGCAACAGGCAATGTTAATCAGTGGACAAAAGGCTACCCGAGTACAGCTATATTAAAAGAAGACATTGCCCAACAAGGTAGTTATGTCGTTGAAATAGAACAAGCAATCGTCGGTAGTTTTTTCTTGCTGAAAACGCCTGACCCGACGTATACAATAATTGAAGAAGGGCAGTGGCTCAATGATGCGCCCTATGTTACCATACATCGTTTAGTGACTGTACCGAATAAAGGATTGGGAAAAGCTGTCTTACGAGTGATAATGAATCAATATGATAATGTAAGAATTGACACGCATGAACAAAATAGTCCGATGCGTCATGTATTAGAATCACTAGGCTTTCAATATTGCGGTATCATTTTTTTAGCAAATGGTGACCCCCGAGTAGCATACCATTGGACGAAAGCGGAGTAACATATAGTGCGACAATGAGCGTTCTGAAATGAACCACTGGAGAAAGGCAACTGCGTGCGAGTAACGCACAAAGGCGCCTTTTGAAGTGGAGTCATTTCAGCTCATTGGAGCCGGAATACATATAGTGCGACAATGAGCGTTCTGAAATGAACCACTGGAGAAAGGCAACTGCGTGCGAATAACGCACAAAGGCGCCTTTTGAAGTGGAGTCATTTCAGCTCATTGGAGCCGAAATACATATAGTGCGAGCGTGGGCGTTTTACCTCGAATCACTGGAGCAGAGTTCGCCGAAGCGACGCATCGCTTCAAGAGCTATGCGAAGTGGACGTCGAGGCAGCCCAAGCGAGCCTAAATCCAAAATCATCAGTGTGCGTGTAACGCACAGAGGAGACTTTTGAAGCGCCTGTCAAGCTAACCCAAACGAACCCAAAAAGGAGTGACACAATGGCATTAGAAATTAAAGCAATGGCGAGCGGTTATCGTAATGTGCCGGTACTACAAGATATAAACTTTTCAATTGAATTAGGAGAAATTGTGGGTCTTATCGGACTCAACGGTGCCGGGAAATCAACGCTATTAAAAACAATTTTAGGATTATTAAAGCCACTAAAAGGTGAAATTGCCATTAATGGCACCACCATTTTTGAAAATCAACAACGCTATGCGCAACAATTAGCTTATATTCCAGAAACACCCGTATTATATGATGAGTTAACATTACGCGAACATCTGGAGATGACTGCTTTAGGATATGATTTACCGATTGAAGTGGTGATGGAACGTGCAGAACCTTTACTGAAGTTATTTCGATTAGATAAGCACTTGAATTGGTTTCCGATACATTTTTCAAAAGGGATGAAGCAAAAGGTGATGATAATTTGTGCCTTTGTGACCGATGCAAAAGTATTAATTATTGACGAACCATTTTTAGGCTTGGACCCCTTAGCGATTAATCATTTTAAGACTTTGATGCAAGAACGAGCGACAGCAGGTACGGCAATTATTTTCACCACTCATGTCTTATCGATAGCCGAGCAATTATGTGACCGCTATTTGATGCTGCAAAACGGACAACTCGTAGCCAGTGGCAAGCTCGACGCGTTGCAGTCGCAAATGAATCTGCCAGATGCCACACTAGATGAGTTGTATATGGCGATGACGGAGGCGAGGGCATGACGCAGTTATTAGACTTATGGTCCAAGCGTTTTCGACAGTTTGGTAAAGAATTAGGCAAATACAGTCGCCTAATCTTTAATGACCATTTTTTCTTTATTTTATTAGTCATCATCGGATTTTTATTATTTTTCTACCGTGAGCAATTAATGGTCTTAAATCAGATGAATCACACGGTTGTCAAATGGCCGATTCTTATTGTAGCGATGGGGATATTGGGACAGCTGTCTTTATTTGGTCGTCCATTGTGGTTGATGAAAGAAGCAGATAAGAGTTATGTCTTTGTGCAAGGTGAACGTTGGCGCCAGTATTGGCAAAAAGGGTCGCTTGCTGGGTTAGTCTTACCGATAATCGTCAATGTCGCTGCTGTCGTTGTGCTATATCCTTTTATCAATGTAGCGACACGTTGGTCAACGGCACAACTGGTTATGTTAGTAATCTTACAACTGTTGCTGGTTGTCTGGAATCATGCGCTGTACTATGTGGCGATTTTTAAACCAGTTGGGCATCTACGATTATGGAGCAGCTTGGTATACACAGTTTGGATGATACTGTTTACTGCTATATTACCTCAAATTGCGCTACTGATTACTTTGATAATTGTTGTAGTAATAGTTATGTTCAGCCTTTATTGGTTGCGCCGTCAAGTATTGAATTGGCAGTCGTTTGAATTTACAGTGGAAATGGATTTAAAACGTCAAGCCGCTTTTTATAAATGGATTGCCTTTTTCGCGGATGTGCCGAATCAACGACCGGTTATTCACTCGCGACACACGTTTAATGGATTCATTCAGCGTTTGAGCCAGAACACACGCAATCGTGATTATTATTTATTATTACGGGTCTTGTTCCGCAATCATGCCTTTAGCGGTATTTGGGTTCGTGTATTGGTGTTTTTCAGTATATTAATGCTATTGACGCAAAATCATTACTTGGTGATGGGGTTGGGTATGGTTAGTTTTATTTTAACGATTATCCAATTGTTACCGATGATTGAATTATACGAAGCCAATCCTTTTCAAATGATTTATCCACAAGTCAAGCAATCGCAACAAACGGCACTGCAACAAGTATTACGCATTGTTGTATGTATCCAGTTGCTGGTATTTGTAGTAATTGCTGCGGTCAAATTCGGTACGAGTATCACCTTTGGTCTCGTCTTAGCGAGTTGGGTGCTCGTCGCAGTTGTATTAATCGAAGGCTATGTTCGCTTTTGGTATCAGAAACAACAATCAAAATGATAGATAAAAAGGCTGAGCAAAAGGTCGCCAGTCCCGCCGATTGACAACAGTTAATCGGTGGAGATACTTGGACAATTTGCTCAGCATTTTTCTGTCGTTGACTGTTAAAACTATTTCTTAGGATGCTTATCAATCACTTCGGGATGATTGTTTCATAGTGCTTTTCCGGTTAAAATCATCTCTTTTCCCACCTAGCCCAAACAGGGACGACCATCGTAATCGCCAGCCACAATAAGGAGGACATCAGCCGCTTATGTCACAAGGTGTTTCGAGTGGAGGAATATCATTTAGTTGAAGTAAAATAAAGTTTGGATAAAATTATTGCAAAAAGGAAATTGACTAGGAGCGATAGTACCTCAGTGGGGCTATCGTTTATAGGTGTTGGATTGAAAATAATCGACTTGATTTTTTCAATCTAACCCATAATTTATCAAGAAACATATAGCTTTATGTTTGAATATGTGCTATGATTTGTTGAAGATTAGTAGGAACAGATTATTTGCAGAAACAGTCGCTACGTCGGCAAAATTTTTTTGCCTAAGTGTGAAAAAAATTGGAAAAATTTATTGAATTTCTGTTATTTTTGAGTTAAAATTAAGTGAATGCATAAGATTTGTTTAAAATCAAAAGAGATTCTAAATAAATGCAGTGAATTCAATAGAAATAGTTTCAAGACCAACGAACTAGTGAACTGTCAGACTTTGTGAAAATAGTAATTTAGAGTGGGGGAACGATAATGCTGTTTAAAAAGAAAGAAATGGTGAAGCTAGACCGTGAGTCGTTATTACGATTATTAGTAGAACAACAGGAAACCATTGAAAAGCAAGCACAACAAATCGAACAATTAGAACATGTTGTTGGAATTATGGACCGTTTGTCGCGTCAAATTCCCAATCAATCAGTAGGAGTAAATCATGCAAGAAAATTTGATTAAGCAAGAATACGAACGGCTTGTGTATCGCAAACGTTTTACGCAAGTGGTCAAACACGTGCTCTACACCTTATTAGGTGTCGCATCAGTCGCCATACTGATTGCTGTAATGTGGTTACCGGTGCTAAGGATTTACGGACATTCAATGAACGCCACTCTAGCCGAGGGGGACGTTGTTTTTTCAGTTAAATCATCCGACTTTAAAACGGGAGATGTATTAGCTTTTTACTACAATAATAAAATTCTCGTAAAACGGGTGATTGCAAAAGGCGGAGACTGGGTCAATATTGACCACGACGGTAATGTGTTTGTCAATCAAAAAAAATTAGATGAGCCCTATGTATCGGACTTATCGCTAGGTGATAGTGACATTACCTATCCGTTTCAAGTGCCAGAAAACCGCTTGTTTGTTATCGGCGACCAACGCGCGACATCTGTTGATTCAAGGCATAAGGTGATTGGAACCATTGCTGAAGAACAGATTGTCGGCAAAATTGTTTTTAGAATTTATCCCTTAAATCGTATAGGATTGATTAAATAATTAAGGAAAGGAGGATGAAAATTGAAATTAAAATCAATCTTAAATCAGTTGATGCAA
The genomic region above belongs to Aerococcaceae bacterium zg-1292 and contains:
- a CDS encoding N-acetyltransferase, whose protein sequence is MKIRPTKVADIDTLKGLFEQGRLYQVATGNVNQWTKGYPSTAILKEDIAQQGSYVVEIEQAIVGSFFLLKTPDPTYTIIEEGQWLNDAPYVTIHRLVTVPNKGLGKAVLRVIMNQYDNVRIDTHEQNSPMRHVLESLGFQYCGIIFLANGDPRVAYHWTKAE
- a CDS encoding ABC transporter ATP-binding protein — its product is MALEIKAMASGYRNVPVLQDINFSIELGEIVGLIGLNGAGKSTLLKTILGLLKPLKGEIAINGTTIFENQQRYAQQLAYIPETPVLYDELTLREHLEMTALGYDLPIEVVMERAEPLLKLFRLDKHLNWFPIHFSKGMKQKVMIICAFVTDAKVLIIDEPFLGLDPLAINHFKTLMQERATAGTAIIFTTHVLSIAEQLCDRYLMLQNGQLVASGKLDALQSQMNLPDATLDELYMAMTEARA
- a CDS encoding ABC transporter permease translates to MTQLLDLWSKRFRQFGKELGKYSRLIFNDHFFFILLVIIGFLLFFYREQLMVLNQMNHTVVKWPILIVAMGILGQLSLFGRPLWLMKEADKSYVFVQGERWRQYWQKGSLAGLVLPIIVNVAAVVVLYPFINVATRWSTAQLVMLVILQLLLVVWNHALYYVAIFKPVGHLRLWSSLVYTVWMILFTAILPQIALLITLIIVVVIVMFSLYWLRRQVLNWQSFEFTVEMDLKRQAAFYKWIAFFADVPNQRPVIHSRHTFNGFIQRLSQNTRNRDYYLLLRVLFRNHAFSGIWVRVLVFFSILMLLTQNHYLVMGLGMVSFILTIIQLLPMIELYEANPFQMIYPQVKQSQQTALQQVLRIVVCIQLLVFVVIAAVKFGTSITFGLVLASWVLVAVVLIEGYVRFWYQKQQSK
- the lepB gene encoding signal peptidase I, which gives rise to MQENLIKQEYERLVYRKRFTQVVKHVLYTLLGVASVAILIAVMWLPVLRIYGHSMNATLAEGDVVFSVKSSDFKTGDVLAFYYNNKILVKRVIAKGGDWVNIDHDGNVFVNQKKLDEPYVSDLSLGDSDITYPFQVPENRLFVIGDQRATSVDSRHKVIGTIAEEQIVGKIVFRIYPLNRIGLIK